In Prosthecobacter sp., the genomic window TGTCACATGATCAACTGAACCAGCCCTTCTTTTTGACTTGGTGAATCATGATCTGCTTGCCGCCCAGATCGGAGAGCAGCGTGTTCAAAGACTGGATGCCGCTGGCGAGCGCACGTGTGTAGTCCGTGGTCGTCTTGACGCTGTCCTTCACGGCGTTGGTCAGATCGTCGCGCATGCGGTTGAGGGCGGTGGCGAACTCGGCATCGACGCGCTCCTGGTGCGCTGCGGCGCGTTTGTCCAGGTTGTCGGCCTGTTCTTTGACCTGCTTTGAAAGCGCGTTGAGATCGACCAGGAAGTCTTTCTGGGCGGCCGCCACGGCCTTGACCAGCGTCTCCATGATTCCGGAAGTTTCCCCGCCGGCAATGCTGCCGCCGTCATTGAGGCGCGGGAGCAGCACTTCATTGCAGAATGCGTCGATGTCGTTGAGGCAGTCATCCTCCGCCTTCATCATGGTGTTCAGCGGGAAGTTCAGCGTCATCGCCAGCACGAGGCCGAGCAGGGTCGCGTCGAACGCGGTGCCGAGACCGCCGGTCACCTCGCCCAGTGTGGCGGTGACCTGTTTCAGATCGGTCATGTTGCCAAAGTTCATCCCGCCGATAGCGTGGGACAGACCGATGACCGTGCCGATGAAGCCCAGGATCGGGATCGCCCACAGGAACGCTTTAAGCAGCGCGTAGCTGCCGCCGATGCGCATGCCGTCGATGTCCGACTGGCTGGAGAGCATGCTCGATACATCGCCCGCATTCTGTTTCACCTCGAAGAGTTCCAAGGCCTTGCGCATGCGGTTCACCATCATGCTGTCGCGCAGGCTGCGTGGCAGCTTGTAGAGGTTGTCGATAAAGCCGCCCACATTGTCGCGGTTGATCTCCGCACCCATCTCCCACGGCAGCACGTCGAGCAGCAGCGCCTTGCGTTGATGCTTGAGCTTCTGCCACTTCAAATACAGGATCGACATCGCCCAGGTGAAGAAGAGCGTGTTCATGAAGCTCACCGCCATGTGCTTGAAGAACAGCGAGGCCACAAACTGCATGCCGGTGTATTCAGCCGGAGAGACGCTCTCGGGTGCCTGGAACGGATACAGAATGCCCACCCAGGCCAGGAACAGGACGAAGCCGATGCTGAAACTCAGGATGCCGCTTGGATTCGTCGGATCGATTTCCTCCCAGCCTCCGCGCTCGCCGCGATGTTCACTGACGGGTGTGTCGGAGTGTTGTTGTTCTGGTGAGGTGGCACCATGCTCATATTCGGCCCCAAAGGCGTCGTTATCCGTCGAGGGTGGCGTCACACCGCTGGGAGCCGGCAGTCCCGAAGGTGCTGGCAGGCCGGAGGGCGGCGGCGGAGTGGCAGCGCTGGCAGGAATGCTCAGCTTGGTGTTGCAGCCGGGACAGCGGACGATTTTACCGGCCATTTCAGGCTCGGCCTTGAGCTGCATGTCACATGTGGGGCATTTGAACTTCACGGATGATTTCCTCCTGGATAAATGAGAATTGAAAACAAGGGCAGTGGTACGTAGCGGAAAACCGACTCAATCGCCAAGTTGTTTCTTGGGGTGATCAAAGCAGTTCTTCAACAAATCGTTTCGAGTCGAACGGCTGAAAATCTTCCACTCGCTCACCGAGGCCGACAAAGCGGGTGGGGATGGCGAGTTCCTGCTGGATGGCGACGAGGATGCCGCCTTTGCCGCTGCCGTCGAGCTTGGTGACGATGACACCGGTGAGCGGGATGGCCTTGTGAAACTCGCGGGCCTGCTGGAGCGCATTGGAGCCGGTGGTGGCATCGACGACGAGCAGCACCTCGTGGGGGGATGTGTCGTCCTTGCGGCCGAGGATGCGACGGATCTTTTTCAGCTCCTCCATGAGGTTGTGCTTGGTGTGCAACCGTCCGGCGGTGTCGCAGATGAGGAAATCAGCCTGCGTTTTGAGCGCCAGCTCGTAGCCCTCAAAGCAGACAGAGGCGGGATCGCCGTTGGGCGGACCTTTAACGAGCGGGATCTTCAAGCGCTCGGACCAGACGGTGAGCTGCTCGACGGCGGCGGCACGGAAAGTGTCGGCGGCGGCGAGAACGACCTTGTGGCCGCGCTGATGGAGGATGTGGGCGAGTTTGGCGGTGCTGGTGGTCTTGCCGGTGCCGTTCACGCCGACGATCAGCAGCACTTTCGGCTTTCCAGCGATGGGTTCGATGCCAGGAACCGTTTCCGGCAGGATTTGGCGCACATGCTCGCGTGTCACCTGCACGATATCGGCCCCATGCAGAGTGCGCTGGCGTGATTTGAGATCATTCACGATCTGCAGGGCCAGACGCGGCCCAAGATCACCGGCGACGAGGGATGCTTCCAGCTCGTCCCAGTCGATGTCGGGCTTGGTAAAGCGCTGGAGGAGTGATTTGAAGAAACCGGCCATCTACTCAGGATTGGAGATTGGAGATTTGGAATGTGAGATGTCGCCCGGCTTGCGCAACGCACGGGCCAGCTTGTCGAGCACGCCGTTGACGAAGGAGCCGGATTCGCCGGCACTGAGAGCCTTGGCAATGTCGATGGCCTCGTTGAGAATGACGGGCGCGGGCACATCCAGGCAGTACAGCAGCTCGTAGGAGGCCACACGGAGCACGTTGCGGTCCACGGCGGCGAGGCGCTCGAGCCGGAAGTTTTGGACGAGACTCATGATGTGCGCATCGATCTCGTCTTGATGATCAATGACCCCCTTGATGAGGCTTTCGGCATAGGCGCGCGTGGATGCCTTCGCGCTATGCAGCGTCCAGAACGCCTCGGCGTCCTCCGGCTTCTGCTCACCTTGGAGATCTCTGGAAAACAGGAATTGAATGGCGGCTTCGCGGCCGTCGCGGCGTTTTCCCATGATGTTAGGCGTGGTCGATGGGTTCGCCGGCAAAGCTGGCCTTCATTTTGCCGAACAGGTTGATCATTTTGACGCAGGTCTGCGCGGCTTCCGTGCCGCGGTTGATGGTGGCGCCGAGGCAGCGCTCCTCCGCCTGCTCCTCGCTGCTGACGAGCAGCACTTCATGAATGACGGGGATGCAGTGCCTGACGGCCATCTGCTGCAGGGCATCGGTGACGGAAGCGCCGACGAGATCGGCATGCTCGGTGGAGCCGCGAATGATGACGCCCAAAGTGATGACTGCATCAGGCGCGCTGCCACGCAGGACATGCTCGACACACACCGGAATCTCAAAGGCACCGGGAACACGATAGACATCCACCGAGGCATTCGGGGCGATGACCTCGATTTCTTCCTTGGCGGCATTGAGCAGGCCCTGGACGAACTGGTTGTTGTACAAGGAGGCGACGATCGCGATGTTGACCGGCTCCTGGGTTGGGCGCGGACGGCTGGAGGCGTAATTGGACATGCGGCTAAAGTTTGTGGCCCATCTTTTTCTTCTTTGTTTCGAGATAGCGGGCGTTCTCGGGCTTGGGCGTGGATTTGACGGGGACCTGCTCGACGATTTCGAGCTTATGGCCTTCAAGCCCGACGA contains:
- the ribH gene encoding 6,7-dimethyl-8-ribityllumazine synthase; its protein translation is MSNYASSRPRPTQEPVNIAIVASLYNNQFVQGLLNAAKEEIEVIAPNASVDVYRVPGAFEIPVCVEHVLRGSAPDAVITLGVIIRGSTEHADLVGASVTDALQQMAVRHCIPVIHEVLLVSSEEQAEERCLGATINRGTEAAQTCVKMINLFGKMKASFAGEPIDHA
- the nusB gene encoding transcription antitermination factor NusB gives rise to the protein MGKRRDGREAAIQFLFSRDLQGEQKPEDAEAFWTLHSAKASTRAYAESLIKGVIDHQDEIDAHIMSLVQNFRLERLAAVDRNVLRVASYELLYCLDVPAPVILNEAIDIAKALSAGESGSFVNGVLDKLARALRKPGDISHSKSPISNPE
- a CDS encoding MotA/TolQ/ExbB proton channel family protein, which codes for MKFKCPTCDMQLKAEPEMAGKIVRCPGCNTKLSIPASAATPPPPSGLPAPSGLPAPSGVTPPSTDNDAFGAEYEHGATSPEQQHSDTPVSEHRGERGGWEEIDPTNPSGILSFSIGFVLFLAWVGILYPFQAPESVSPAEYTGMQFVASLFFKHMAVSFMNTLFFTWAMSILYLKWQKLKHQRKALLLDVLPWEMGAEINRDNVGGFIDNLYKLPRSLRDSMMVNRMRKALELFEVKQNAGDVSSMLSSQSDIDGMRIGGSYALLKAFLWAIPILGFIGTVIGLSHAIGGMNFGNMTDLKQVTATLGEVTGGLGTAFDATLLGLVLAMTLNFPLNTMMKAEDDCLNDIDAFCNEVLLPRLNDGGSIAGGETSGIMETLVKAVAAAQKDFLVDLNALSKQVKEQADNLDKRAAAHQERVDAEFATALNRMRDDLTNAVKDSVKTTTDYTRALASGIQSLNTLLSDLGGKQIMIHQVKKKGWFS
- the ftsY gene encoding signal recognition particle-docking protein FtsY; this translates as MAGFFKSLLQRFTKPDIDWDELEASLVAGDLGPRLALQIVNDLKSRQRTLHGADIVQVTREHVRQILPETVPGIEPIAGKPKVLLIVGVNGTGKTTSTAKLAHILHQRGHKVVLAAADTFRAAAVEQLTVWSERLKIPLVKGPPNGDPASVCFEGYELALKTQADFLICDTAGRLHTKHNLMEELKKIRRILGRKDDTSPHEVLLVVDATTGSNALQQAREFHKAIPLTGVIVTKLDGSGKGGILVAIQQELAIPTRFVGLGERVEDFQPFDSKRFVEELL